In Thermomonas paludicola, the following are encoded in one genomic region:
- a CDS encoding OmpA family protein produces the protein MRQSFAHFRIALYAPALGCTLLLAGCASLPPPTAELAAAQQAVTRAEAADADQYAAEALNAARSALQSAQAAMARGRSDEARDAALAAAAAADLARVRSSAERTRAEFLQKQAEVADLQARLQMEPGTSLADPLDFPAPAGAPEQRLLALDADARLNPFAQYERLQARQALATLATVSRRNLPAALVQAERRVGIAEQAARIEAARRELDRLDRERSELLVEASRRDADRARAEAERMRIQAQLQAEEAARLRVQAEQAEAALDGAQVEQQGKVDAAREKEAALARKEAELVAGAKLPPVRRDARGDVFTLSGDAFASGQAQLTRAAADSLKALGIYLSALPGGAVQVRAHTDSQGTAASNQALSEKRAQQVRASLVAAGLARSRVDAQGKGASEPVADNKTAAGRAKNRRVDIFVPNNP, from the coding sequence ATGCGCCAAAGCTTCGCACACTTCCGTATCGCCCTGTATGCCCCTGCCCTCGGTTGCACGCTGCTGCTTGCGGGCTGCGCCAGCTTGCCGCCACCGACCGCCGAGCTGGCTGCTGCGCAGCAGGCGGTGACGCGCGCCGAGGCCGCCGATGCCGACCAGTACGCAGCGGAGGCCCTGAACGCGGCACGCAGTGCGCTGCAAAGTGCACAGGCAGCGATGGCGCGCGGTCGCAGTGACGAGGCCCGCGATGCCGCGCTGGCCGCCGCCGCTGCCGCCGACCTCGCCCGGGTGCGCAGCAGCGCCGAACGCACCCGTGCCGAATTCCTGCAGAAGCAGGCCGAAGTGGCCGACCTGCAGGCGCGGCTGCAGATGGAGCCGGGCACGAGCCTGGCCGACCCGCTGGATTTCCCGGCGCCGGCCGGCGCGCCGGAGCAGCGGTTGCTGGCGCTGGACGCCGATGCGCGGCTGAACCCGTTCGCGCAATACGAGCGCCTGCAGGCGCGGCAGGCGCTGGCCACGCTGGCCACGGTCAGCCGCCGCAACCTGCCGGCTGCCTTGGTGCAGGCCGAGCGTCGCGTCGGCATCGCCGAGCAGGCGGCCCGCATTGAAGCAGCACGGCGCGAACTGGATCGGCTGGATCGCGAGCGCAGCGAGCTGCTGGTCGAAGCCAGCCGCCGTGATGCCGATCGCGCCCGTGCCGAGGCCGAGCGCATGCGCATCCAGGCGCAACTGCAGGCCGAGGAGGCCGCGCGCCTGCGGGTGCAGGCCGAGCAAGCCGAAGCCGCGTTGGACGGTGCCCAAGTGGAGCAGCAGGGCAAGGTGGATGCGGCGCGTGAAAAGGAGGCGGCGCTGGCGCGCAAGGAGGCCGAACTGGTGGCCGGGGCGAAATTGCCGCCAGTGCGACGCGACGCGCGCGGTGATGTGTTCACCTTGAGCGGCGATGCCTTCGCCTCCGGGCAGGCGCAGCTGACCCGCGCCGCAGCAGACAGCCTCAAGGCGTTGGGCATTTATTTGAGCGCGCTGCCCGGCGGCGCGGTGCAGGTGCGGGCGCATACCGACAGCCAGGGCACGGCGGCGTCCAACCAGGCCTTGTCCGAGAAGCGCGCGCAGCAGGTGCGCGCCAGCCTGGTGGCTGCGGGTCTGGCGCGTTCACGCGTCGATGCGCAGGGCAAGGGAGCCAGCGAGCCGGTGGCCGACAACAAGACCGCTGCAGGCCGCGCCAAGAACCGCAGGGTCGACATATTCGTTCCGAATAACCCTTGA
- a CDS encoding PilT/PilU family type 4a pilus ATPase — MDITHFFKLMADKDASDMFLSTGAPVNIKIEGVLQPMSDKPLTAGECRDIAYGLMDTAQVAEFEREKELNMAISVPGSGRFRVNVFQQRGEVGMVIRTIRSIIPSIEELQLPLVLKDIIMAPRGLVLIVGSTGSGKSTTLASMIDHRNSTSTGHILTIEDPIEYLHRHKLSVVNQREVGLDTHSFHAALKNAMREAPDVILIGEIRDAQTMEAAIAFAETGHICLATLHSNNADQTIERILNFFPEGAHKNVLMNLALNLKAVISQRLVLGMDGRRMPATEVLINTPMIRDLLRRGQVHEIKMAMEDSLQEGMQSFDQCLFRLHKDGRIELEEALKAADSRDGLALKFRLSEGAAGDHDPYADVFATH; from the coding sequence ATGGATATCACCCACTTCTTCAAGCTGATGGCGGACAAGGACGCCTCGGACATGTTCCTGTCCACCGGTGCGCCGGTGAACATCAAGATCGAAGGCGTGCTGCAGCCGATGAGCGACAAGCCGCTCACCGCCGGCGAATGCCGGGACATCGCCTACGGGCTGATGGACACGGCGCAGGTGGCCGAGTTCGAGCGCGAGAAAGAGCTGAACATGGCGATCTCGGTGCCCGGCAGCGGCCGCTTCCGCGTCAACGTGTTCCAGCAGCGCGGCGAAGTCGGCATGGTGATCCGTACCATCCGCAGCATCATCCCCAGCATCGAGGAACTGCAGCTGCCGCTGGTGCTGAAGGACATCATCATGGCGCCGCGCGGGCTGGTGCTGATCGTCGGTTCAACCGGCTCCGGCAAGTCCACCACGCTGGCGTCGATGATCGACCATCGCAACAGCACCAGCACCGGTCATATCCTGACCATCGAAGACCCGATCGAATACCTGCACCGGCACAAGCTGTCGGTGGTCAACCAGCGCGAGGTCGGGCTGGACACGCACAGCTTCCACGCCGCCCTGAAGAACGCGATGCGCGAGGCGCCGGACGTGATCCTGATCGGCGAAATCCGCGACGCGCAGACGATGGAGGCGGCGATCGCGTTCGCCGAAACCGGCCACATCTGCCTGGCCACGCTGCACTCCAACAACGCCGACCAGACCATCGAGCGCATTCTCAATTTCTTCCCCGAAGGTGCGCACAAGAACGTGCTGATGAACCTCGCGCTGAACCTCAAGGCGGTGATCAGCCAGCGCCTGGTGCTGGGCATGGACGGCCGCCGCATGCCGGCCACCGAGGTGCTGATCAACACGCCGATGATCCGCGACCTGCTGCGTCGCGGGCAGGTGCACGAAATCAAGATGGCCATGGAAGACTCGCTGCAGGAAGGCATGCAGAGTTTCGACCAGTGCCTGTTCCGGCTGCACAAGGACGGCAGGATCGAGCTCGAGGAGGCATTGAAGGCGGCCGACTCGCGCGATGGCCTGGCGCTCAAATTCCGCCTGTCGGAAGGCGCCGCCGGCGATCACGACCCTTACGCGGACGTGTTCGCCACGCACTGA
- the maiA gene encoding maleylacetoacetate isomerase yields the protein MSESLRLYSYWRSSAAYRVRIGLNLKGLAYDIVPVHLVQDGGQQHSDAYRQVNPQQLVPTLGHGQRRLSQSLAILEYLDEVWPTPALLPATARERQRVRALAQLVACEVHPLNNLRVLQYFEHEWNVPQPERDQWVKHWIDDGFRAAETLLDGHPSTGEFCEGNAPTVADCCLIPQIYNARRFGMDMSCYPTLARIESACLALPAFDAARPERQPDAPAHSPKGDGVGIKQA from the coding sequence ATGAGCGAATCGCTGAGGCTGTATTCCTACTGGCGTTCCAGTGCGGCGTACCGCGTCCGCATCGGCCTCAACCTGAAAGGGCTGGCCTACGACATCGTGCCGGTGCACCTGGTGCAGGATGGCGGGCAGCAACATTCGGACGCCTATCGGCAGGTCAATCCGCAGCAGTTGGTGCCGACGCTTGGGCACGGGCAGCGCCGGTTGAGCCAGTCGCTGGCGATCCTGGAATACCTGGACGAAGTCTGGCCGACGCCGGCGCTGCTGCCGGCGACCGCGCGCGAGCGCCAGCGCGTGCGCGCGCTGGCCCAGCTGGTCGCCTGCGAGGTGCATCCGCTCAACAACCTGCGCGTGCTGCAGTATTTCGAACACGAATGGAACGTGCCGCAGCCAGAGCGCGATCAATGGGTGAAGCACTGGATCGACGACGGTTTCCGCGCGGCGGAGACGCTGCTGGACGGGCATCCCTCCACTGGCGAATTCTGCGAAGGCAACGCGCCCACCGTGGCCGACTGCTGCCTGATTCCGCAGATCTACAACGCGCGCCGGTTTGGCATGGACATGTCCTGCTACCCCACGCTTGCGCGCATCGAATCGGCCTGCCTGGCACTGCCGGCGTTCGATGCGGCGCGCCCGGAACGGCAGCCCGACGCCCCCGCGCACAGCCCGAAAGGGGATGGAGTGGGAATCAAGCAGGCTTGA
- a CDS encoding fumarylacetoacetate hydrolase family protein encodes MKLGSLKEGGRDGTLIVVSRDLKRAVRASGIASTLQQALEDWENTAPRLNGLSEALNDGSAPGAFDLDMHALAAPLPRAYEFVDGSAYLPHVERVRRARGALVPESFYVDPLMYQAVSAGFLGPRDPVKVVSEDYGIDLEAEIVIVTDDVPMAVTPEQAAAHIQLIGLVNDVSLRNLIPPELAKGFGFLQSKPRSALSPVLATPDELGDAWQGNKVHLPMLTHVNGEWFGAPEAGVDMQFDFAQLVAHAARTRPLSAGTIVGSGTVANEDTSLGASCFAERRTVETLRDGKPSTPFMKFGDTVRIQMLDHAGNDVFGAIEQRIEQQPVP; translated from the coding sequence ATGAAGCTGGGTTCACTCAAGGAAGGCGGGCGCGACGGCACCCTGATCGTGGTCTCACGCGACCTCAAGCGGGCGGTGCGTGCCAGCGGGATCGCATCGACCCTGCAGCAGGCGCTGGAAGACTGGGAAAACACCGCGCCGCGCCTCAACGGCTTGTCGGAGGCACTCAACGACGGCTCGGCGCCGGGTGCATTCGATCTGGACATGCATGCCTTGGCGGCGCCGCTGCCGCGCGCGTATGAATTCGTGGATGGCAGCGCCTACCTGCCGCATGTCGAGCGCGTCCGTCGCGCGCGCGGCGCGCTGGTGCCGGAAAGCTTTTATGTTGATCCGCTGATGTACCAGGCGGTCAGTGCCGGTTTCCTCGGCCCGCGCGACCCGGTCAAGGTGGTCAGCGAGGACTACGGCATCGATCTGGAAGCGGAGATCGTGATCGTCACCGACGACGTGCCCATGGCCGTCACGCCGGAGCAGGCGGCGGCGCATATCCAGCTGATCGGCCTGGTCAACGATGTGTCGCTGCGCAACCTGATCCCGCCGGAACTGGCCAAGGGCTTCGGCTTCCTGCAGTCCAAGCCGCGCAGCGCGCTGAGCCCGGTGTTGGCGACCCCGGATGAACTGGGCGACGCGTGGCAGGGCAACAAGGTGCACTTGCCGATGCTCACCCATGTCAACGGGGAGTGGTTCGGCGCGCCGGAAGCCGGCGTGGACATGCAGTTCGATTTTGCCCAGCTGGTGGCCCACGCGGCGCGAACCCGGCCGCTGTCTGCCGGCACGATTGTCGGCTCGGGCACGGTGGCCAACGAAGACACTTCGCTGGGGGCATCCTGCTTCGCCGAGCGGCGCACGGTGGAAACCCTGCGCGATGGCAAACCCAGCACGCCCTTCATGAAGTTCGGCGACACCGTGCGCATCCAGATGCTGGATCACGCCGGCAACGACGTGTTCGGTGCCATCGAACAGCGCATCGAGCAGCAGCCTGTCCCGTGA
- a CDS encoding 2OG-Fe dioxygenase family protein, with protein MSPVTTFAPPAVPLPALDRALRERGCAVLAAADLATLAGLPMTALQALAPSWDDLCPDTYLKDGGRYRKRRHACFIVEDEQLRPVPHRMHWQPVEYNALHGGMERWFEPVAPTTIAQPAWPALIRALAKVCSGQRQAACWHVEAHQFRIDTSDGVGRPTPEGAHRDGVDFVAVLLVARQAIKGGETRVFDAHGPDGQRFTLSEPWSLLLLDDARVIHESTPIQPLDAAGGHRDTLVLTFRSAGFLGD; from the coding sequence ATGTCCCCTGTCACCACGTTTGCGCCGCCTGCCGTGCCGCTGCCTGCGCTGGATCGCGCATTGCGTGAACGCGGTTGCGCGGTCCTCGCGGCTGCCGACCTGGCAACCCTGGCCGGCCTGCCGATGACTGCGCTGCAGGCGCTGGCGCCCAGCTGGGACGATCTGTGTCCGGATACCTATCTGAAGGACGGTGGCCGCTACCGCAAGCGTCGGCACGCCTGCTTCATCGTCGAAGACGAGCAGCTGCGACCAGTGCCGCATCGCATGCACTGGCAACCCGTGGAATACAACGCCCTGCATGGCGGCATGGAGCGCTGGTTCGAGCCGGTTGCGCCCACCACGATCGCACAGCCTGCGTGGCCGGCGCTGATCCGCGCGTTGGCGAAGGTGTGTTCGGGGCAGAGGCAGGCCGCGTGCTGGCACGTCGAGGCGCATCAGTTCCGCATCGATACCAGCGACGGCGTGGGGCGGCCGACCCCGGAAGGGGCGCACCGCGATGGCGTGGATTTCGTGGCGGTGCTGCTGGTGGCGCGGCAGGCGATCAAGGGCGGCGAGACGCGGGTGTTCGATGCGCACGGCCCGGACGGCCAGCGCTTCACCCTGAGCGAGCCGTGGTCGCTGCTGTTGCTGGACGATGCGCGGGTGATCCACGAGTCCACGCCGATCCAGCCGCTGGATGCCGCTGGCGGCCATCGCGATACGCTGGTACTGACGTTCCGCTCTGCGGGTTTTCTGGGCGATTGA
- the rpsI gene encoding 30S ribosomal protein S9 → MAITQNYGTGRRKSSTARVFLRKGTGNITVNDRPLDEFFGRETARMIVRQPLTLTKHTETFDIKVTTTGGGTTGQAGAIRLGIARALVEYDETLKLELRKAGFMTRDAREVERKKVGLHKARRATQFSKR, encoded by the coding sequence ATGGCTATCACGCAAAACTACGGCACCGGCCGCCGCAAGTCCTCCACCGCCCGCGTGTTCCTGCGCAAGGGTACCGGCAACATCACCGTCAACGACCGTCCGCTGGACGAGTTCTTCGGCCGCGAGACCGCGCGCATGATCGTGCGCCAGCCGCTGACGTTGACCAAGCACACGGAAACCTTCGACATCAAGGTCACCACCACCGGCGGCGGCACCACCGGTCAGGCCGGTGCGATCCGCCTGGGCATCGCCCGTGCGCTGGTCGAGTATGACGAAACGCTGAAGCTCGAACTGCGCAAGGCGGGTTTCATGACCCGCGATGCGCGCGAAGTCGAGCGCAAGAAGGTCGGCCTGCACAAGGCGCGTCGCGCGACCCAGTTCTCCAAGCGCTGA
- the rplM gene encoding 50S ribosomal protein L13 — protein sequence MKTFIAKNETVQRDWYIVDAEGKTLGRLAAALAYRLRGKHKPVFTPHVDTGDYLVVINADKIVVTGKKLQDKMYYRFTGYVGNLKSENLGQALERHPERVIEIAVKGMLPKGPLGRAMYRKLKVYAGAEHPHAAQQPQVLDI from the coding sequence ATGAAAACTTTCATCGCCAAGAACGAGACCGTCCAGCGCGACTGGTACATCGTTGACGCCGAGGGCAAGACCCTGGGGCGTCTGGCCGCAGCACTGGCCTATCGCCTGCGCGGCAAGCACAAGCCCGTTTTCACCCCGCACGTTGATACCGGCGACTATCTGGTCGTGATCAACGCCGACAAGATCGTGGTGACCGGCAAGAAGCTGCAGGACAAAATGTATTACCGCTTCACCGGCTACGTTGGCAACCTGAAGTCGGAGAACCTGGGCCAGGCGCTGGAGCGCCACCCGGAGCGCGTGATCGAGATCGCGGTGAAGGGCATGCTGCCCAAGGGCCCGCTGGGCCGCGCGATGTACCGCAAGCTCAAGGTCTACGCCGGCGCCGAGCATCCGCACGCCGCCCAGCAGCCGCAAGTTCTGGACATCTAA
- the coq7 gene encoding 2-polyprenyl-3-methyl-6-methoxy-1,4-benzoquinone monooxygenase, with product MTMIRHLSPLDRLLDSTQNALSTVLGTPRAQRANPGLDEPEAELDEGERRHAAGLMRVNHAGEVCAQALYIGQAAVARDPATRQHLLEAAQEETDHLAWCADRLRELEARPSLFNPLWYAGSWAIGAAAGLRGDGWNLGFVVETERQVEAHLQEHLQTLPETDTRSRAILRVMKGDEARHADNALAAGARRLPRPIPRLMAVASKVMKSVAYRT from the coding sequence ATGACCATGATCCGCCACCTGAGCCCCCTCGACCGCCTGCTGGATTCCACCCAGAACGCCTTGTCCACCGTTCTGGGAACCCCGCGCGCGCAGCGTGCCAATCCCGGCCTGGACGAGCCCGAGGCTGAGTTGGACGAAGGCGAGCGCCGGCATGCCGCCGGACTGATGCGGGTCAACCACGCCGGCGAGGTCTGCGCGCAAGCGCTCTATATCGGCCAAGCCGCGGTCGCGCGCGACCCGGCCACGCGCCAGCACTTGCTGGAGGCCGCGCAGGAAGAAACCGACCACCTGGCGTGGTGCGCGGATCGCCTGCGCGAACTGGAAGCGCGCCCGAGCCTGTTCAACCCGCTGTGGTATGCGGGAAGCTGGGCGATCGGGGCCGCCGCCGGCTTGCGCGGCGACGGCTGGAATCTGGGGTTCGTGGTGGAGACCGAACGCCAGGTGGAAGCGCACCTGCAAGAGCACCTGCAAACGCTGCCCGAAACCGATACCCGCAGCCGGGCCATCCTGCGCGTGATGAAGGGCGACGAAGCACGCCACGCCGACAACGCGCTGGCAGCAGGCGCACGGCGTCTGCCGCGGCCAATCCCGCGCCTGATGGCCGTCGCCTCGAAGGTGATGAAATCGGTGGCATACCGAACCTGA
- a CDS encoding YaeQ family protein, whose product MAANARIVKAELQVTDLDRNYYAGHALTLAQHPSETDVRLLVRLLAFALFADERLEFGRGLSDEDEPALWRRDYTGAVEQWIELGQPDESRLRKASARTKQLVVVGYGGRAAEPWWKRNADALQRLRNLSVLEFDDGEVDAAIPLLGRGMRVTAMIQDGELQLMDADRSVTLRPRWRMRDGLAVAS is encoded by the coding sequence ATGGCTGCCAATGCCAGAATCGTCAAAGCCGAGTTGCAGGTCACTGACCTGGATCGCAACTATTACGCCGGGCACGCGCTGACGCTGGCGCAGCATCCGTCCGAAACCGATGTGCGCCTGCTGGTGCGCCTGCTGGCATTTGCGCTGTTCGCCGATGAGCGGCTCGAATTCGGCCGCGGCCTGAGCGATGAGGACGAGCCGGCGCTGTGGCGGCGCGACTACACCGGCGCGGTCGAGCAGTGGATCGAGCTGGGACAGCCGGACGAGAGCCGCCTGCGCAAAGCCAGTGCACGCACGAAGCAGTTGGTGGTGGTTGGCTACGGTGGGCGGGCTGCGGAGCCGTGGTGGAAGCGCAATGCCGATGCGCTGCAGCGATTGCGCAACCTCAGTGTGCTGGAGTTCGACGATGGCGAAGTCGATGCCGCCATTCCGCTGCTTGGCCGGGGAATGCGCGTCACCGCGATGATCCAGGATGGCGAGCTGCAGCTGATGGATGCGGATCGCAGCGTCACCTTGCGCCCGCGCTGGCGAATGCGCGATGGGCTCGCCGTCGCGTCCTGA
- a CDS encoding DUF6630 family protein, whose amino-acid sequence MAAHEYDPDDNFDHAFHAQPDLDEADALEAVAWQFLLLVNPDDEDAAQSQLTAFRQQLEDHGDATDPAALLREAIDWKAGFCAPEDDAQALMEVVDELVSRWQLRIDWDLDEDDEDDLPDPVDLLQSAHVQLRARHFSLWTVETGAHQLAGWIIRERDEEAMQLIAGALGMHARTGVG is encoded by the coding sequence ATGGCCGCGCACGAGTACGACCCCGACGACAATTTCGATCACGCCTTCCACGCACAGCCTGACCTGGACGAAGCGGACGCGCTGGAAGCGGTGGCCTGGCAGTTCCTGCTGCTGGTCAATCCCGACGACGAGGATGCCGCGCAGTCGCAGCTCACCGCCTTTCGCCAACAGCTCGAAGACCACGGCGACGCCACCGACCCCGCGGCCTTGCTGCGCGAGGCAATCGACTGGAAAGCGGGCTTCTGCGCGCCGGAAGACGACGCGCAGGCACTGATGGAAGTCGTGGACGAGCTGGTGTCGCGCTGGCAACTGCGCATCGACTGGGATCTCGACGAGGACGACGAGGACGACCTCCCGGATCCCGTCGACTTGCTGCAGTCGGCGCACGTCCAGTTGCGCGCGCGCCATTTCAGCCTGTGGACGGTGGAAACCGGCGCGCACCAGCTGGCCGGCTGGATCATCCGCGAGCGCGACGAGGAAGCGATGCAGCTGATCGCCGGAGCGCTGGGCATGCACGCACGCACCGGCGTTGGCTGA
- the speD gene encoding adenosylmethionine decarboxylase — MVKPLPRLKLQGFNNLTKSLSFNIYDVCYAASEDERRRYIEYIDEEYNADRLTQILTDVAEIIGANILNIARQDYDPQGASVTILISEQPVIDRADAKGVISDAVVAHLDKSHITVHTYPETHPDNGIATFRADIDVSTCGVISPLKALNYLIESLESDIVVMDYRVRGFTRDVKGRKHYIDHKINSIQDYLAKNVKSRYEMLDVNVYQESLFHTKMHLKDFDLDQYLFEEKARNLSFKERMKIEARLKREIEELYHGRNLAD, encoded by the coding sequence GTGGTCAAACCGCTGCCGCGCCTGAAGCTCCAGGGCTTCAACAACCTCACCAAGTCGCTCAGCTTCAACATCTACGACGTGTGCTATGCCGCGTCGGAAGATGAGCGCAGGCGCTACATCGAGTACATCGACGAGGAATACAACGCCGATCGGCTCACCCAGATCCTCACCGACGTGGCGGAGATCATCGGCGCGAACATCCTCAACATCGCGCGCCAGGACTACGATCCGCAGGGCGCGTCGGTGACGATCCTGATCTCCGAGCAGCCGGTGATCGATCGGGCCGATGCCAAGGGCGTGATCTCCGATGCGGTGGTTGCGCACCTGGACAAATCGCACATCACCGTGCACACCTATCCCGAGACGCACCCGGACAACGGCATCGCCACGTTCCGTGCCGACATCGACGTGTCCACCTGCGGCGTGATCTCGCCGCTGAAGGCGCTGAACTACCTGATCGAGTCGCTGGAGTCCGACATCGTGGTGATGGACTACCGCGTGCGCGGCTTCACCCGCGACGTGAAGGGGCGCAAGCACTACATCGACCACAAGATCAATTCGATCCAGGATTACCTCGCCAAGAACGTCAAGTCGCGTTATGAAATGCTCGACGTGAACGTGTATCAGGAAAGCCTCTTCCACACCAAGATGCACCTGAAGGACTTCGACCTGGATCAATACCTGTTCGAGGAAAAGGCGCGCAACCTCTCGTTCAAGGAGCGGATGAAGATCGAGGCGCGGCTCAAGCGCGAGATCGAAGAGCTCTACCACGGGCGCAACCTGGCCGATTGA
- the crp gene encoding cAMP-activated global transcriptional regulator CRP, whose product MSSTFPKPVMPRVPNPLGADAATIERFVANCHRRKYPARTEVFHPGDPAGTLYYIISGSVSIIAREDDERELVLGYIGPGEFVGEMGLFVETEQRGVALRTRTPCDLAEISYERLQGLLAAQLNDATRLLHSIGAQISQRLLDTSRKAGRLAFLDVSDRIYRTLFDLAKEPESMTHPLGTQLRVSRQELSRLVGCSREMAGRVLKKLQADGKLHARGKTVVLYGTR is encoded by the coding sequence ATGAGCAGTACATTTCCCAAACCCGTCATGCCGCGCGTACCCAACCCACTGGGGGCGGACGCGGCCACCATCGAACGGTTCGTGGCCAACTGCCATCGCCGCAAGTATCCGGCGCGCACCGAAGTGTTCCACCCGGGCGATCCGGCAGGCACCCTGTATTACATCATTTCCGGCTCGGTCAGCATCATTGCCCGCGAGGATGACGAGCGCGAACTGGTGCTGGGCTACATCGGCCCGGGCGAGTTCGTCGGCGAAATGGGACTGTTCGTGGAAACCGAACAGCGCGGCGTGGCGTTGCGCACCCGCACCCCCTGCGACCTGGCCGAAATCAGCTATGAGCGCTTGCAGGGCCTGCTGGCAGCGCAGCTCAACGACGCCACCCGCCTGCTGCATTCGATCGGCGCGCAGATCAGCCAGCGCCTGCTGGACACCAGCCGCAAGGCCGGCCGGCTGGCATTCCTGGACGTCAGCGACCGCATCTACCGCACCCTGTTCGACCTCGCCAAAGAACCCGAGTCGATGACCCATCCGCTGGGCACCCAGCTGCGCGTGTCGCGGCAGGAACTGTCGCGCCTGGTGGGTTGTTCGCGCGAGATGGCCGGCCGCGTGCTGAAGAAGCTGCAGGCCGATGGCAAGCTGCACGCCCGCGGCAAGACCGTCGTGCTGTACGGCACCCGCTAG
- a CDS encoding GNAT family N-acetyltransferase, with amino-acid sequence MSHAFSPGHRVLDVDLRNAMPTDAHDVARLLSELGYPCDPADAAERISLILANDRQALVLARREGAVCGLVALDYMYYLPLGTTTCRVTALVVATSAQGQGIGRHLLKEAERRARSGGAARIELTSGSQRTEAHAFYQACGYGGSSVRFVKALGSA; translated from the coding sequence ATGAGCCACGCTTTCTCCCCGGGCCATCGCGTGCTGGACGTCGACCTTCGCAACGCGATGCCGACCGATGCCCACGACGTGGCGCGGCTGCTGTCCGAGTTGGGCTATCCGTGCGACCCTGCCGACGCGGCCGAACGGATCAGCCTGATCCTGGCCAATGATCGCCAGGCGCTGGTGCTGGCGCGTCGCGAAGGCGCGGTGTGCGGCCTGGTGGCGCTGGACTACATGTATTACCTGCCGCTGGGAACCACGACCTGCCGCGTTACCGCGCTGGTGGTCGCTACCAGCGCGCAGGGCCAGGGCATCGGCCGGCACCTGCTGAAAGAAGCCGAACGCCGCGCGCGCAGCGGCGGCGCCGCGCGCATCGAGCTGACCTCGGGCTCGCAGCGCACCGAAGCACATGCGTTCTACCAGGCTTGCGGCTACGGCGGCAGCTCGGTGCGGTTCGTCAAGGCGCTGGGGTCGGCATGA
- a CDS encoding haloacid dehalogenase-like hydrolase translates to MSQRPPTPRADAPLVVFDFDHTLYHGDSGTHLFKWLIGRAWWRVLLALLLAPVAAPLVAFLPTRRAGISVFVWAGTLGVRDRAALDALIDRYVATHAGAIKARLLPLAVEVFQRHREAGDCVVVATGAPPELARAILAFVAHEDVPVVGTLLGPAFGGMGALRHCHHAMKMTMIRDAGFVQPVEQAYSDSSADLPLLQAARHPVVVNPKAARVAMFRRVLPPATPILNWGCPGRAGDPAGDESAG, encoded by the coding sequence ATGAGCCAGCGCCCACCAACGCCGCGCGCTGATGCGCCGCTGGTCGTCTTCGACTTCGACCACACCCTGTACCACGGGGATTCCGGCACCCATCTGTTCAAGTGGCTGATCGGGCGGGCGTGGTGGCGCGTGTTGCTGGCGCTGCTGTTGGCGCCGGTGGCGGCGCCGCTGGTGGCGTTCCTGCCGACGCGGCGCGCCGGCATTTCGGTGTTCGTCTGGGCGGGCACGCTTGGCGTGCGCGACCGGGCTGCGCTGGATGCGTTGATCGACCGTTATGTTGCTACTCACGCCGGGGCGATCAAGGCGCGGTTGCTGCCGCTGGCAGTGGAAGTGTTCCAGCGGCATCGCGAGGCTGGCGACTGCGTCGTGGTGGCGACCGGTGCGCCGCCGGAACTGGCGCGGGCGATCCTGGCCTTCGTTGCGCATGAGGATGTGCCGGTGGTCGGCACGCTGTTGGGCCCGGCCTTCGGCGGCATGGGTGCGCTGCGCCACTGCCACCACGCGATGAAGATGACGATGATTCGCGACGCTGGCTTCGTGCAGCCGGTGGAGCAAGCCTATTCCGACAGCAGCGCCGACCTGCCGCTGCTGCAGGCGGCGCGGCATCCGGTGGTGGTCAACCCGAAAGCCGCGCGCGTGGCGATGTTCCGGCGCGTGCTGCCACCCGCAACGCCGATCCTCAACTGGGGATGCCCGGGGCGTGCGGGTGACCCCGCAGGCGACGAGTCTGCCGGGTGA